The following DNA comes from Oreochromis niloticus isolate F11D_XX linkage group LG23, O_niloticus_UMD_NMBU, whole genome shotgun sequence.
TCACTAGAAATCATATGAATGAAAGCTGGATTTGGATTGGCAATAACAGCACGTGGATTGGTAACAATTCATGGGCACCAAATGAACCAAATAATGTCCATGCAACAGAGTTTTGTGTAGAGATCTACACTAATACTGGACAAAATCGAGGGAAGTGGAACGATGAGAAATGTAACAAATTAAAACATGCAGCATGTTTTAAAAGTACGTAAACCTGTCATCTAGTATTTCCTGTACTGTCTTTACTACATTTTTGATTTTGCTTtgttgattttatttcttttggcTACATTAtaactttatatttttatgaaaaagCATGGTTGATTTCCTTTAAGGTGTTATGCTGATTTCAGAATAGTTTTTACATGTTCataatatttgttttaaatattatttttatttattattgatgTAAATTGTTGTATATTtgtttatatattattttaatgtGCTATGCACCATTACAGTAATGTCAGATATTATTTGTTTGCACTGTTTAACTTTTCGAACATCTTCAGGACAACATGTCTCGTCTTAaaactctatttttttttaatatccattattagaaaagaaataaagtgtCTTCTATACAAAGAAAAGCTGTGTAGGTTTTATAATGATAAGTGGCCTTATATTGGTGTGCTTTTTCTTAAAAGCCCAGTGTAATGAATCATCTTGTGAAAGAGGAAGATGCCAGGAGGCCATCAACAGTATAACCTGCCTCTGTGAACGTGGTTTTAAGGGAGACAGGTGCCAAACAGGTGAGCaatttaatgttatttattaTAATGCGTAAAGAGTTGCCATTCACAGTTATTAGTAATGTGTGAAACAATGTGCAGGCATACTTGGATGGAAGAAACTACCGCAGTCAGTGAAGTCAAGTAATCCTGACCGAGTCGTATATTCTGACACACACGCTTTTAGATGTCCGCACTTTTTTATACTGTACATATTTCAGTGActcatgttgtttttcttcaaaaactGAAATTATCATTACTAAGCCTACATCAGTgtgaccacaaaaacacaatataaatgctttaaaatgtgttatGTTTATATTACAAACCTGTTACAAGACATTACATAATGTCCTGCATACCTGTTTGTGCCCTCAGCTGTGGAATGCCCGTTTCCTCAGCCTGATAACGGATACTAAAGCTGCTCAAGAGAAAATCaaacattcatttttatatGACATTAAAATGCGCATGCATCAGCATGTTTGTGCTTTGAAATTTATTATAAATCATTATAAGATGTTGCGTAACTTGTTTGTGCCCTCAGCTGTGGAATGCCCCCCTCTCCCTGAGCCTTATAATGGATACCATAGCTGCTTAGAAGGAAATCAAACATTCAACACGACCTGTCGATTAAAGTGTGACCCTGGCTTCTTCATAAATGGCTCGTCATTTGTCACTTGTGAAGACACTGGGGACTGGAGTGGGCCGAGACTTACTTGTGCAGGTAATTTCATGAAATCAtctaaaagtttaaatgttCTTGAAAACCTCTTAAAATACACAGACCAACCATTTATTGTATTGATTTTGTAGTTTCTTTTCATAAGAACTGTGCTTCCAGTGAAGCATTTTAAGTTACTGTTACCACTGATTAGAGCAGTAGTAATACCAAACTCTAATACACATTAATAATAAAGTACAgtgctttaaaatgtattataaCATAGTGTAAGATGTTATATAACCTGTTTGTGCCCTCAGCTGTGGAGTGTCCCCCTCTACCTCAAACTTATAATGGATACCATAGCTGCTCCGCAGGAAATCAGACATTCAAGACAACCTGTCATTTTAAGTGTGACCCTGGCTTCCTCGTGATTGGCTCACCAGCTGTCACTTGTGGAGAGACCGGAGTCTGGAGTGGCCCAAGACCTATTTGTACAAGTAATTTCAAAAGAATCATGTAAATGTTTGcaaaatgttaaacattaaatAGGGCGGCCGACCATTTCATGTATGGTTTTTATAGTTTCTTTGCCATAAGAACTGTGCTTCCAGTAACTCATGCTAAATTATTCTGATGGAAAGCAGTAGTTTTGGCATGTACATGAATGATGTGCTATAATGTGTAACTGAATGGTAAAATTTGCTTTCCCCCTCTTTTTCAGGCTATAAACAGGCTTTGTTGGCTTTAGCTGGATGTGGAGCCTTCTCTACCTTCTGCTGCATCTGTTTTTGTTgcataaaacacagacaaagtCAGTCATTCTCAACTACTCTCTATAGAAATAAAAGATTCACTGCAATCTTATTGCAACACCCCTCAAAAGTAATCCATTTCTCTGTTTCTCACAGGAAAGAAACTTTCCCAAGAAAGGTCAGTGTTGAAATTATACGTTTGTCTTAAGCTGCTCCACCGTTTCTCACAGCCTTTGCTAACTTAGCATTCAAAGATTTTTGGGGAAAATTCTAAGAACAATTTTCTTTCCTGCACAGGCCCCCCGAAGAAGGAAGTCCACCCTGTGATACACAACCATAACAACGTCCCACGTCTTAATTAGAATATATTTGACACCAAGACATTTCACTCACATTAACTGCAATCCAGCAGTAACCAGGAGATTGAAACATGCACTGGATGCTGATTTAAATATCAATCAGCTAAGGCTTTTGTCTAGTATGTTGTAAAAGTTACATTTGATATGTTGCATACTTATAAATTATGTAATTGTGTGTATTCGATGGTGTGTCATCATGGTATCGTTCAGACATGTGTGCTGCATTCTTGTAAAttgcttttaaatgtaaatgtgaataaaaataatgttttagtgactgtgtgtgcatgtcttttTGTGAATATATAATTATCTTTggatgtgtgcgtgcatgtgtgcagaGTGCTGTGAGTGGTTGAGTGAAACCCTTCCTGAAAGGAAGCTACGGCAGAAATGATATTACAAAATTGGGCATTGGCTCAGTCCCTGGAGGACAGATAATACTGTTTTGCCATTTACTGAAGAGGTGAAAATTAAATGCCAAGAATTAGTAACTAAAGACGGCTCAAAAGGTAAGACACGTAACGGCTGTTCATTCATACCTATAGAAATTGATACTTCATTCACACATGTAGCAATCATGTGTAGTtctcagttgtttttctttgtgtttcagatGTTAGTTGATTGTAACACACTGATAGCTACGCTGATTGTGTTTGCCGTAGGTAAGCCTGCATAATACACACACCAAACACTTTTCTTCACCAGTTCACATTTATCTTACTGTCCTTATGCTACATTTTTAGACTTGAGTAGTAGGAGAGGAGGTGCGCAGGCATGGACGTACAACTACAGCACTGGTCCAAACCAGAACTGGTACGAGGCTCGCAAGTGGTGCCAGAAGTACTTCACGGATATGGTTGCCAGTCGGAACCAAGAGGAGACTAATTTCCTCAATGATCTGCTGCCATTTAATCCAAAATATTACTGGATAGGGATTCACAGAGTGGCTGGATTGTGGACCTCAGTAAACACCAGTCAGAGTGTACCTGAAGAGGCTCAAAACTGGGCATCAGCAGAGCCAGATACCATAAGCCGTCAGGACTGTGTGGAGATATACATTAAAAGGGGGACAGACACAGCCAAGTGGAACAATGAGAACTGTAATAAGTTGAAAGGAGCTCTCTGCTACACCGGTAGAATACTTTTCACTTAGTTTGATGGAAAACTTTGGCAGTAAATGTAATACAGCATCTGACACATTTTGTGTGATTTGCAGCCTCTTGCAAACAGGAGTCTTGCAGTGCTCATGCAGACTGTGTGGAAAGCATTGGAAGCCACATCTGCAAGTGCCATCCTGGTTTCCGAGGCCTACGCTGTGAAGAGGGTAAGCTAATAAGATCTGTAGAATATTGCAATATGCAATCCAAATATACAATTActaaattaatatttgcatATAAACAAATATACAATTACTAAATAACTAGTCGGGATTAGCCTGATATTTCATTCTGACCACCTCAGACTTATTAAATGAAGTTACTAGACAACTCAATCACAAGATTCATCATTACAAGTGATTGATTTTGAATAATATTGACTATCTTTAAGGAACAGTTTGTCTCCGTTTTATATCTGAATGGCATAGTAAGTCCAGAACCTCACCGTAGCAGTCCATTTAGGGTTAGATTGTTATTCATTTGTCCCTCATTTGTCCCTCAGGAACTTCTGTATTTTAGTTTTAGCCTACTGACAATTGTTAAAGATATTTTTGCAAATCTAAGCAAAAGACATGAACTAATTTTCTacataatatatttttatttgttttatcttcagcGATCACATGCAAACCTTTTCCGCATCCAGATCAAGGCTCTCACCGCTGTTCTAATCCCTATGGGTCTAATCATTTTAACTCTTCCTGCCATTTTCTCTGTGAAGTTGGATTTCGGTTAATAGGCGCGCCTCAACTGATTTGCCAAGCCAATGGGCTCTGGAACCACCCTGTTCCTCTGTGTCAAGGTACGGCAACAGGAAaccagctgtttttaaaaactgatattTCAGATGGCAAAGTTACAAAACATATTTTGACTGCTTATCATAGTTGCACAGTGTCCAAATTTGAAATACACCAACTTCAGTGCGAGTAGCATGAACTGCAGCCACCCCATCGCACCCTTCAGCTacaactcaacctgtgaattcAGTTGTGATGAAGGCTATGAACTGATTGGGCAGAACCAGATCATCTGTGAGCACACTGGCCAATGGACAGCCACTGTTCCAGTATGTACAGGTAAAGTTGTCACTGCCTTTAATTTAAATCATTCTGTATGGTGGTTAATTAGTttattcatttgtatttttagttAAACTGATTATAGCTTtcattttgtgtgtctgtgtgtgtgtttgagagtcACTTACTTTTCACAGAACTTGTATAATATTTGAACCCTTTTTACAGATTTACTTTCGAGATATACAATTGCATAACTGCACTCAGTACACTTTCACATCCTGTCTGGACTGTGCAGCAGATTAGCTTTAGGTCACGCCTGTTATCACTCCACTTCACACTCATTTAAGTCTGTGCTGGACAAACAAcactgggattttttttcatgggtctgtaaactgtttttttgttttttctttgaccATAAATGATCTCAGCATGATTTTTCACCCCTCCACATCATGATTAAGCTATGTTTGTGAAAGTGGAGTCATAACATACAGTTGTTCAAACTGACATTTTATATAAGAGCACTGATCTGCATTATGTGAACTCTGAGTGACTGATATCTGTGTCTGACCACAGTGAGAAAATGCTCCCCAGTTTTCTCTCCTGCTATGGGCCACATGACCTGTGTTGACCCCGTGGAGCCTTTCTCTTATGGCTCATGGTGCAACTTCACCTGCAAGGAGGGTTACTATTTAACTGGGGACAAGGTACTCCTCTGTCTGACCTTGGGACAATGGAGCAAACCTACACCTACATGCACAGGTGTGTCACAAACTACTCTGGTGTACCACAAAGCAGCACACGCTTTCTGGATAGAAATAAAAATTGCATGCTCTGATGTTGAAAGAGCAGTGTTTCCTCTCTTCTAGTGGTGCAGTGCAACAGTCTTCAGGCTCCACCTCATGCCTATCTGCAATGCCAAGACCCTATAAACAAGCACAGCTACACCTCAATATGCACTGTTCAGTGTGAAGAAGGATTTGATCTAATTGGTacaaatgtgacaaaatgttctTCACAGGGTAACTGGAGTCATGCACTTCCTGTTTGCCTGGGTATGACAAATGCTGATAtactatataataataaaatatatatactatatatatatatatttattttattttattttttttatttatttttttactgttttgaaTGTGAACCACAGGTTAAGAAGCTGCCTCTTCTTATGTCTGTCTTTCTTTAAGCTAAGAGATGTACTCCAATTAGTTCTCCTTCTCATGGCTCCATATCATGTTCTGACCCAAATGGTTCCTTCAGTTTTGGTTCTCGGTGCACAAAAACATGTGATGAGGGGTTTGTGCTGAATGGGACATCCAGCACTGAGTGCACCTCCATGGGCAAGTGGAGTACAGATATTCCACCGTGCTTGGGTAAAGAACATGCTAAAAGTTTGTAATTTCACAGTTCAGTTTGCATTTCAACAATGTTTCACTAAATCAACCTAATACCTTGTGTACATCTTTCCTTTTGTTCATCTCCAGTTAAGAAATGCCCCACACTGAACTCTCCTGCTCACGGATCCATAAATTGCTCTCATCCTCATGGAGAGTTCAGTTTTGGTTCTCGTTGCATGACAACGTGTGATGAGGGTTTTGTCTTAAATGGGACTGCTGTCACTGAGTGCACAGCTATGAGCaactggagcacagacatcCCACATTGCTTGGGTAAAAAAACATTCTAAATGcatgcattttaattttaattaacaTAAGAATGTGTAATTTCAAGGTTTACATAGTGTTCATCTACCACTTTAGTCATATAAAACATATTGCTGACCTTCTACCCTGTCTGTTCTCTCCCACCAGCTAAGAAATGCCCCACACTGAACTCTCCTGCTCACGGATCCATATTTTGCTCTCATCCTCATGGAGAGTTCAGTTTTGGTTCTCGTTGCACGACAACGTGTGATGAGGGTTTTGTGCTGAATGGGACATCCAGCACTGAGTGCACCTCCATGGGCAAGTGGAGTACAGATATTCCACCGTGCTTGGGTAAAGAACATGCTAAAAGTTTGTAATTTCACGGTTCAGTTTGCATTTCAACAATGTTTCACTAAATCAACCTAATACCTTGTGTACATCTTTCCTTTTGTTCATCTCCAGTTAAGAAATGCCCCACACTGAACTCTCCTGCTCACGGATCCATAAATTGCTCTCATCCTCATGGAGAGTTCAGTTTTGGTTCTCGTTGCACAACAACGTGTGATGAGGGTTTTGTGCTGAATGGGACTGCTGACACCGAGTGCACAGCTATGAGCAACTGGAGCACAGACATACCTCAATGTCTGGGTAGGAAAAAACCCTCTATCAGTAATAAGTGATCAGacaatcaaagataaatgcttaatttaaaggtttaaatggcatgatgctttttatttgtcttcGTAcctctgtgtcttcattcctCTTGCAGCTAGACGGTGTCCCACTCTGAGCTCACCCTCTCATGGGTCCTTAGTCTGCTCTAATCCCCACAGAGAGTACAGTTTTGCTTCTGTGTGCACATCAACATGTGCAGAAGGTTTTGTGCTAAATGGTACAGCTATCACAGAGTGCACACCTCAAGGCAGGTGGAACAGAGACATTCCCCATTGCTTAGGTAAAAACACTCTTTGTATCAATATCCAGTATATCAGAAACAGACAGATAAACTCCTATTTTCATAATTTAAGTTGCACAGCTAcacttttttcttaaaaaaaaagaagaagctacTAATCTGCTCTGTTCCTCTCTATGTGCTgtggctttcttttttcttttatagctGAAAGGTGTCCTATTCTCACTCCTCCTTCTCATGGGACTTTAGACTGCTCTCATTCTCATGGTGAGTTCAGTTTTGGCTCCAGGTGCACATCAACCTGTGAGGACGGCTTTCTACTCACTGGCATGGCTGACACTGAATGCACCTCTGCGGGCACATGGAGCACAGAAATACCAGCCTGTCAGGGtaataaaccaaaacatgacACGGTTGCCATCCACATAAAGTCCTTCTTAATCTGTGTCCATGCATTAAATAATATCAAACTCTATACCACCCGGAAAGTCAAAAGTGAAGCTGTACTGAGCCTACACTGTTTTATCCACAGCACGCCaatgccccctgctggccaaaTCACCACAGCACGGAAGGATGAACTGTAGCCATCTGAACTCTCCTTTCAGTTATGGCTCACAATGTgactttaaatgtaataaagGTTTCTGGCTGAAAGGAACATCAGCTATGATGTGCAACACCTCAGGTTACTGGAATCAGGATCCACCCATCTGTCAACGTAAGTGCATAGCAATACTTTGAATGTTATTACATATTCATTGATCTTATGTAATTGTAGTTGCTGTCCTTTTTAGCTGTACAGTGCAAGGCCATCCGTGCCTTCTCCTCAGACCTGTCTATGAATTGCTCtcatcctctggggaatttcagCTTTAGCTCTGAATGCGTTTTCAGCTGTAAAGATGGATTCACCCTCAATGGCACAGCAGTGATACTTTGCTCTGCCACTGGGATCTGGAGTGACAGCCTGCCCAGCTGCACAGGTAAATTATTTTCTGtagtttaaaatgttatttcccCCGTAATTTATATATGACACCATTTTCTAAGATAGGAGTCTTCGCTTGCACACTGCGTACAGGCAAAACAGGCAAAACCTTATATGAACATACACTATAAAATAATGACATCTGCTGGCCATGAAGTATACACTGAGAACAATTCCCTAAAGCTTCATTAAAATCTTTATGTGATCCCACGCCAGGTATGTCGATAGGGACTGCCATGTTGCTGTACACTGGCGCAGGGACGGGAATTGCTGTTGGGATACTTCTCCTGATAGGACTGACTATGCTGATCATGaaacaattaaagaaaacaGGTGGGACCTACTGTAGTGATGCACGTTTGCACACACAGTGTGGTGTAGCAGGGTGAGTGCACTTCTAATCCCATCTTTTCATCTTTCTAGGAAATATGATCACTTCTGATGTCCCGACATGGGGTGAAAGAGAGAATCCAGCATTTGAGTTTTGACCTGTTGTTCCTTTTTTGAGATGTGATTTTACTTTTTGcttgctattattattattctaagAAGTTTGGTAGTTACTGCATCTACTTGCTCCCGCATAAGCAATAGCAATTCATAATACAGACTTCATCCATGATACATTAAGTATGTCTACAGCTGTTGCATTAGGTCCTCCCTGTAAATTtccaaaagtaaataaaattcaaaaacatctcagaaaacatttgctttttcattgttttttgtttagtctTCCCTGACTCAATAAGTCTTATTTTACTGCTGGCATTCTTTCAGCTATGTCCAGTATCATGTGGTACAATTTGGAATAACCCTGTCCTGTCAGGTCGTCATCAGAAATtcatattttacacatttggcATTTGAATGCTGTGGGGTCAATTGGGAATGTTCCCAGAAATCTCTAGGCTTGCCGAAATGCCGTTAACTGTCAATTTAGCACATTTAGTGAGCAGAAAGCTCACATCATAGGATGTGGTGAGGAGGTGATCTATTATCAGTCTCAACTCACTGATCCCACAATGACTACCCCCACCCCATTACACTGATTATTGAAATGTGTTTCATATTTGTGAATATGTCCAATGGCTGAAATTATACATTTCCATGGTATGACTGTATGTACTGCATTAAACCTTGCTGGTCTATGTGTGCAGACAGACTTTATTTATGATCTGCAAGCATCCTTTGGAGTACGTTCAGCAAAGCGTGTGCATCTGTCTTGGCACTGCAACAGCATGAAGCCAATTATAGCAGTTAAAAGACAGAGGGTTTGTGGCCTGTGGTTGGCATGGAGCGTGCAATAAATAACCACACTGTTGACAGGAAACTGTTTGGCTACCATTGGAATAATAATGAGGTTATTGCTACCCGCTGTGACCGTATGATCACAgtgtgaacttttttttttttggtcttctCACCCGCTACGTATGCCAACTGCACACAGACAAGAAGGTAAAAGCCTCCCCCAGGTGACCACCTTGGCTTTCTTCCCCGATATTTaaggcttttttccccctcctttcATTCACCTATAGATACAAGGAATACATTATGTTATGTTAGACCCTACAACAAAGAGTGTTGTTCCTTCTAACACATGagaatgaacacacacacatgccagCAGACGCTCAGAGCAGATACAGAAACAGATACTAAGGGACTCCGAAACACAGACGTACTGTAGGTATACTCTGCTGCTTGCTTCTTTAGCTCGTGTTGGCAGTAGTGTACTACGGTGACAGACAGTTAGATTGTTCCTGACCATTGACTTGAGCTCTCTGCTGTGCAAGGTCTGATTTCATAGTGGGAAATATGAGATGGGTCCAGGAGAGGGTTCACGGCTGGGGCAAGGAGGCACTCCATACAGTAGGGCTTCATATCTCCGTGTCACCCTGGGCATTCTCCCCTGACACAGCTTTCAGCCACTCCGTTGTCTGAAGCCCCCTCCCTGGGTTTTCGCAACCTCCCTTCCTATGATTGGTGCATTCCAGCTGGGCACAGCGCCTGGGTGGTCCCccacctccccctcctcccaTCCTCTTTGACTGAAGGAAGGAAAAGGTAGAAAAATGCAGCGAAGGCCTTTGACCAAGAGAAGCACAATGTGAGCGTTGATGATGGCGGCGTGGATGTGATGCTTACCTGCCACTGACCCATACGGCTGTCATAGCCCAGCATTTTACAATCTGACGATCCATTCAACAGCCAGGAGAAGATGTCTCACTGACCCGTCACCTAGATCGGACTGATAAGCACTGAGGATGGACTGACCTGCCTCTAACCCTCAGCATGAATATCCCATTTTCATATGGACAAATCACCCCGTGGTTTGTACTTACATCATAGTGAACATTCACTGTTTcgtgtttattatttttctgattATTGTTAATTGGATCGAGATGaacagcatacacacacattttgagaataaatacaaatacacaccCAGTCAATTATTTACATGAGTAGATGCAGTTATGCTCTCATAAACTAGCATTCAAACATAATGAGAGCGTTCAGTGTCATGCACGTACAGGAGACTGCACTGTTGAGAGAGATTTTAAAGCATAAGAGGCAGAAGTGTAATCGGGTTTGTATAGAGGTGAACATGGTATAGTATTGCATGGTATCACTGTGAGTGTACCCCTGTCCCCTTTTAACATTTTACGTCCACGTACCAAATTACCACATTTCTGAGATAAATTCACTCTGTCTGAATCTGATAGCCACCCTCATGAGGTGAAGTATGAGTCCTGCATGGAGTAGAGGCGGTCAATAGGAGTGAGTGGCGAGGAGTCGCcaagagagaggcagtcgccgTCAGCCACATGACACAGCGGCTCTCTGTCCACATCGCCATACAGGCTCTTGAAACCTTAAAAAGATATAAATTATTGTTTTGTGTCAATGCTCAAATACTATTGGAAGATAtcaaaagtaagtttttctacttttaaaattacttttatttcatgtttgttttataaaagGCTTAAAATAAGCTGAGGATTTGACTGCGTTGAGATCTTTTACCATAAGGATGCATGTGATCCCCTGGCATCTGAGGCGGGGTCAGGCCCTGTCTGAAGGGGTCCATGTCCCAGTCCTGCTGTTCCAGTGTGGTCATTCCCATCTGCTGCTGCTCAATATGGACATAAGACGACCCGAGGTGCTTCATCTCAGAGGTCACACTGCCACGGGAGGGCGCTGTGAAGCATAGGAAACCAAAGCAGATCACAGAGCTGTGCGTTTATGAGCTTTTGTTCTCTGTTAATGATTTTAGCCTGTTTTAACTCCAGAAACCCCTTCAAAACAATTAAAAGCTAAACTTGATATAAATGGAATTTGAACTTTGTATAACTTAAAGGCAGAATAAAATCTTTAGTCAAGGTATTTCCCATTACCTAttagaaaaagataaataaatagagAAAACGGCACCTTTTCTTACAGCGAAAACAAAAGCAATTATGAATAATACCTGTGTGATGCGATGGGTGTTCACACTGCTCCTGAGTCTgttgctgctcctgctgctgttgtctCCTGGCCAGTTTCTTCATCTAAAAACATGCATAAAGAGACATTAAAGCTCTTTAATGCCTCAGTGCAGTCAAATCCAGTCAAGTCTACTGTAAAAAACTGTCCTCCCACTACACAGTCCATCTACCACCCAGGAGTATGCTTGTGTTCACTCAGTTGTAAAGTATCAAGAATGAGGTAGAGGGCAGCCACACATGAGCCCAAATTGTGAggaaatattgtgtttaatcTACAGTGATCTCTCCATGAGATGTCATCGGTTTCCTGTATGAAGAGATAACCAGGCTGATTTCCACTCTGGCTTACAAATACAGTGCAGAAAGAAGGCttttattagtgtgtgtgtgtgtgtgtgtgcgtgtgtgtgtgtgtgtgtgtgtgtgtgtgtgtgtgtgtgtgtgtgcgtgtgcgtgtgtgtgtgtgtgtgtgtgtactttgaATTACTTTGGCTCTTTGGTTCTGGAACCAGACCTGCACCACCCGGACACTCAGACCAGTCTCAGCTGCCAAGGTCTCTCTTACCTTGGATTAAGATTCAGGAGGGCAACACAAAGACAGAATgtgagggtaaaaaaaaaagaatgaggaGGTCATTTGAAGGATAATAAAAATCTGCGTCACATCACAAATATAGCAAAGAGGCAGaaactgcttaaagaaacactCATGATGCTTATTTGTTTTGTGAAAATAACTGCTATGTTTTCAAAAATCTGTACTTTGCTACTTTTAAAGTCGGTTCATGAGGAATTTAGCAATGTCACTCATAACATAACTGCCCAACTGCCCACCCGCAGTACAGTGACAATAATGTACAGAAGATACATGAAACCATGTCACATATTTTTGAATgaagttttctcttttttttgttcattctaTCAAGGTGACACATGATACAATGGTTTTCTTTCACAATATGAAGTAAACGGGTATCTGGATTGTA
Coding sequences within:
- the LOC102078357 gene encoding P-selectin; this translates as MKIYSFFPLVQTINCSLKMKWTLILIFGSCLAETTLCWTYHYSNETMNWTQAREWCQKYFTDMVVIQNQAENDYLVSILPQKNSPYFWIGITRNHMNESWIWIGNNSTWIGNNSWAPNEPNNVHATEFCVEIYTNTGQNRGKWNDEKCNKLKHAACFKTQCNESSCERGRCQEAINSITCLCERGFKGDRCQTAVECPPLPEPYNGYHSCLEGNQTFNTTCRLKCDPGFFINGSSFVTCEDTGDWSGPRLTCAAVECPPLPQTYNGYHSCSAGNQTFKTTCHFKCDPGFLVIGSPAVTCGETGVWSGPRPICTSYKQALLALAGCGAFSTFCCICFCCIKHRQRKKLSQERPPEEGSPPCDTQP